Genomic DNA from Cucumis melo cultivar AY chromosome 10, USDA_Cmelo_AY_1.0, whole genome shotgun sequence:
ATTTGAAGGGTAATTTGAAATCTAACATTGATATTTTGGCCAGTGAAGGAGTACCTTCTAGGAATATAGCGAGAATGATTGTATGGAAGCCTAGAACTATTACGCGAAAGGTTGATAGAATGATTAATGCAGTGAAAAGGGTTAAAGAATTAGGCATTGAACCAAAGGCTTGCATGTTTGTTTATGCAGTTATAGTAAGGCTTTCAATGAGTGATTCAACTTGGAAGAAGAAAATAACTGTTATGAAGAGTTTAGGATGGTCTGAGAAGGAGATTTTTACAGCATTTAAGAAAGATCCAACTTATTTACATTGTTCAGAGGAGAAAATGAGGGATGTTGCAGATTTCTGTTTCAACACTGCAAAGTTGGATCCAGGAACCGTAATTTCTTACCCTATGTTCTTCAAGTTGTCGGTCGACAAGCGGCTCCGACTGAGGTACAAAGTTCTTGAGGTTTTGAAGGTGAAAAATCTCCTCAAGAACAAAAAGATAACTCTTACTGGGTGGTTTATGCAAGGGGAGAGAGAATTTGTGAAGAATAATGTTGTTAAGCATTTGGATGAAATCCCAAATCTGATGGATATATACCGGGGCAATGACGCATCTGAAACCAAATCTGTTTCATAGGATTGGAGAGTTGaaagtta
This window encodes:
- the LOC127151461 gene encoding transcription termination factor MTERF8, chloroplastic-like, which translates into the protein MFKFSSTFLLHFIQKRFFNTVSTSTVPLASISTVEFLTNSCGLSSGSPTSAGRKLQFDEKNTQQYGAVIDFLKSHGFENTQIANLVSRRPSILQSKVSTNLKPRFEFLQEIGLVGPLLPKFILSTPWVLGSSLDSRLKPSFFYIKEILESDEQVTAAICRYPSLLVCDLKGNLKSNIDILASEGVPSRNIARMIVWKPRTITRKVDRMINAVKRVKELGIEPKACMFVYAVIVRLSMSDSTWKKKITVMKSLGWSEKEIFTAFKKDPTYLHCSEEKMRDVADFCFNTAKLDPGTVISYPMFFKLSVDKRLRLRYKVLEVLKVKNLLKNKKITLTGWFMQGEREFVKNNVVKHLDEIPNLMDIYRGNDASETKSVS